The bacterium DNA segment CGGATATTATACCGCTTTCGGAAGCGCCGGGCGGTTCGAGACCTATGGAGGTTACGGCCAGGGCACATCCACATACAGCAACAGCTATGATTTTTTCGGTCCCCAGGAAGTAATAGCCACCGGGAATTACCGGCGGTTTTTCATCCAGCCTAGCATCGGCACTGCCACTGATTTCTTCGATGCCGCCATAAGTCTGAGGACTTGTTACGTGAATTTTTACCAGATTAAAAGCGGCGACCTGTCGCTGGATCATAATGTCGATGGCATCTTCATGGAGCCGGTCATCACCGCCCGGCTGGGTTACAAACATCTTAAGTTCATGGCCCAGATTGGCGCTACAATCCCTTTGGGCCAGGATGTGGAAATGTTCTGGCATCCGTTCCTGTTCAATCTGGGGCTGAGTTTTGATTTCGGCAAAAAAGAAAGAACCACAGAGAACAAGTGAATTTAGAAATCCTAAAATATCCCTTGGGCGCCATCGACACCCACCTCCACAGCCGGATCTCCTGCGATTCCGAGATGGGCATGCAGGCCGCCTGCCGCCAGGCATTGAAGATCGGCCTGAAGGCCCTGGTCTTTACCGAGCACGCCGACTTTGACCCTTCGGACCAGGGGTGCGGTTTTTATGATGACCGGAAGTACAATGAAGAGCTGGCCGAGGCCAGGGTGGCCATGGGTCGATCGCTTAAGATCTACAAGGGCATAGAGATCACCTACCAGCCCCGGCGGCGCCAGCAGATACTGGACTTCATTCATCAGCACCAGTTCGATTTCACCATCGGTTCGGTGCACATGGTGGGCTCCAAGGATGTTTCTCGGCCGGAGCTGGCCAAAAAACATTACGGCGC contains these protein-coding regions:
- a CDS encoding histidinol-phosphatase HisJ family protein → MNLEILKYPLGAIDTHLHSRISCDSEMGMQAACRQALKIGLKALVFTEHADFDPSDQGCGFYDDRKYNEELAEARVAMGRSLKIYKGIEITYQPRRRQQILDFIHQHQFDFTIGSVHMVGSKDVSRPELAKKHYGAIEEEQAYGEYFQEVEKLIDSRLFDCLGHLDLCKRYGHLHYGPLVYKKYEKNYKKILKHLIQADMMLEVNTSGLRQQVKETFPPYPAVLEYLKMGGIKLTLGSDAHRVQDIGHDFGTVLHDIPQLNQIKRK